A part of Paenibacillus sp. 481 genomic DNA contains:
- the ruvX gene encoding Holliday junction resolvase RuvX: MKILGLDYGDRRIGVAVSDAFGWTAQGLEVITRRNDDADLQRLEAIIKEHGVEAIVLGLPKNMNGTIGPRGEISLAFAETLKQLFGLPVHLWDERLSTVSAERTLIEADVSRKKRKQVVDKMAATIILQTYLDFESRR, translated from the coding sequence ATGAAAATTCTTGGCTTGGATTATGGGGATCGTAGAATCGGTGTTGCAGTTAGCGACGCATTCGGTTGGACAGCTCAAGGTTTAGAAGTAATTACACGTCGCAATGATGATGCTGATTTGCAGCGCTTGGAAGCCATCATTAAGGAGCACGGCGTTGAAGCTATCGTGCTCGGACTGCCGAAAAATATGAATGGTACTATAGGTCCGCGCGGCGAAATAAGCCTTGCTTTTGCTGAAACGCTGAAGCAATTGTTCGGACTTCCCGTTCACCTTTGGGATGAGCGCTTGAGCACGGTGTCGGCGGAACGCACGCTAATCGAAGCCGACGTCAGTCGCAAAAAGCGTAAGCAAGTCGTCGATAAGATGGCGGCGACGATTATTTTACAAACGTATCTTGACTTTGAATCAAGAAGGTGA
- a CDS encoding IreB family regulatory phosphoprotein produces MNSMDKTMKFNVKAEEQEASSKEILLSVYDALLEKEYNPINQIVGYLLSGDPAYVPRHNNARSLVRKKERDELIEELVRFYLNHHR; encoded by the coding sequence ATGAATTCCATGGATAAAACGATGAAGTTCAATGTCAAAGCAGAAGAGCAAGAAGCGTCCAGCAAAGAAATTTTGTTATCCGTGTATGATGCGCTTTTGGAGAAGGAATACAATCCTATCAACCAAATCGTTGGCTACTTACTGTCCGGGGATCCCGCATATGTCCCCCGTCATAACAACGCTCGAAGCCTAGTACGCAAGAAGGAACGGGACGAACTTATCGAAGAGTTGGTTCGCTTTTACTTGAATCATCATCGATAA